The following are encoded together in the Nocardia sp. XZ_19_385 genome:
- the speD gene encoding adenosylmethionine decarboxylase — MTADFTGWHVLAEFGGVDTALCDDLERLESALTESLIAAGVTICEVVRKQFDPQGVTVLALLSESHASIHTYPESGDIFVDVFTCGSIGAGATKAVELLRDKLEPKDVRMQVIQRGHGAEKIREPVGEGLTRIWDLNEVIVDTHTPYQHMVIAKTDQGVSLFSDEDRQSTEFSQLTYHEAMLVPGYVLAEKLEKVLIIGSGEGVASQLSSAAGASLVDHVDIDQLEVELCAKHLPYGYTETDLAAAVAHEGPIKMHYADGWDFLANAEAAGTQYDMIVIDLPDERVEDAQHNRLYEDEFLKRCKSLLADGGVLAAQAGCQTMWRNETLKRSWDRFRGLFDTMVPYASDEHEWTFLFGVAKPIADPVAQMTERLATLPYRPETIDARALLRGSIEPYALRK, encoded by the coding sequence ATGACGGCGGATTTCACCGGCTGGCATGTGCTGGCCGAGTTCGGTGGTGTCGACACAGCACTGTGCGACGATCTCGAACGACTCGAATCGGCGTTGACAGAGTCTCTGATCGCGGCGGGCGTCACCATCTGCGAAGTCGTACGCAAGCAGTTCGATCCGCAGGGGGTGACCGTCCTCGCGCTGTTGTCGGAGTCTCACGCCTCGATTCACACTTATCCGGAGTCCGGCGACATTTTCGTCGACGTCTTCACCTGCGGCAGCATCGGTGCGGGCGCGACGAAGGCCGTCGAGCTACTACGAGACAAGCTCGAGCCCAAAGATGTTCGGATGCAGGTCATCCAGCGCGGGCACGGCGCCGAGAAGATTCGCGAGCCGGTCGGCGAAGGCCTGACCCGGATCTGGGATCTCAACGAGGTCATCGTCGACACCCATACGCCTTACCAGCACATGGTGATCGCCAAGACCGACCAGGGCGTCAGCTTGTTCTCCGACGAGGATCGCCAATCCACCGAGTTCTCTCAGCTCACCTACCACGAGGCAATGCTCGTGCCCGGGTATGTGCTGGCCGAGAAGCTGGAAAAGGTCCTGATCATCGGTTCCGGTGAAGGTGTCGCCTCGCAGCTGTCGTCGGCGGCGGGCGCGTCGCTGGTCGATCACGTCGACATCGATCAGCTCGAGGTCGAGCTGTGTGCCAAGCATCTGCCCTACGGCTACACCGAGACCGATCTGGCCGCGGCGGTCGCCCACGAGGGCCCGATCAAGATGCATTACGCCGACGGCTGGGACTTCCTGGCCAACGCCGAGGCTGCAGGCACGCAGTACGACATGATCGTCATCGATCTGCCAGACGAACGGGTCGAGGACGCGCAACACAACCGCCTCTACGAGGATGAGTTCCTGAAGCGCTGCAAGTCGCTGCTGGCCGACGGTGGCGTGCTCGCCGCCCAGGCCGGCTGTCAGACCATGTGGCGCAACGAAACTCTGAAACGTTCTTGGGATCGGTTCCGCGGGTTGTTCGACACGATGGTGCCCTACGCCAGCGATGAGCACGAGTGGACGTTCCTGTTCGGTGTCGCCAAGCCGATCGCGGATCCGGTCGCGCAGATGACAGAACGTTTGGCGACGCTGCCGTATCGTCCGGAGACCATCGACGCGCGGGCACTGCTGCGCGGATCGATCGAACCGTACGCACTGCGTAAGTAA
- a CDS encoding MFS transporter: MSQPAPNTSKPLWHLDGLQALLTAGSLLNAIAFFAAMPFASIYLATHTPLSNAAIGAVVGGIALIGSVGGVLGGVLVDRFGAVPMMSLGLVAYTGIYVSLTVARETSVIVALLLGLGAARLFVEPGGKKLLSLAAGDDGRIFRVRYMVLCFGAIIGPAIGGVLYNVSVTAFFAVPALFYAGYFVLVLVFRKQLSFQESSGMEAGTHFPLRAAVRDRKLLAAIAAGFAIFLVFSQLESMIPLYIKGEWGQEAVGYFAGLFITNAVLALAFQVPIDWLSRKVSHNLLILIGCAGFALSFACFMAASTQGLVMLYIGIVFWTLGEGVLLPLPDIAIHEIATDDRKGTYFGLSECRYLGFFAGPFIGGLLLAQESVYFVVMALAIFICVPLLVSKGPAIATARSEKKEEAADADV; the protein is encoded by the coding sequence TTGAGTCAGCCCGCGCCCAATACTTCCAAGCCGCTGTGGCACCTGGACGGCCTACAGGCACTGCTCACTGCCGGATCGCTGCTCAACGCCATCGCGTTCTTCGCGGCAATGCCGTTCGCCTCGATCTATCTAGCTACCCATACACCTCTGTCCAACGCAGCAATCGGTGCCGTGGTCGGAGGGATCGCGCTCATCGGCTCGGTCGGCGGGGTGCTCGGCGGGGTTCTCGTCGACCGCTTCGGCGCAGTGCCGATGATGTCCTTGGGTTTGGTCGCGTACACCGGCATCTACGTCAGCCTCACAGTTGCGCGCGAGACCTCTGTGATCGTCGCCCTTCTGCTGGGATTGGGAGCCGCCCGGCTCTTTGTCGAGCCTGGCGGGAAAAAGCTGTTGTCGTTGGCGGCAGGCGACGACGGCAGAATCTTCCGTGTCCGCTATATGGTCTTGTGTTTTGGGGCGATCATCGGGCCAGCGATTGGTGGTGTTCTGTACAACGTGAGCGTGACGGCGTTCTTTGCCGTACCAGCCCTCTTCTATGCCGGCTACTTCGTCCTAGTGCTCGTTTTCCGCAAACAGTTGTCATTCCAGGAAAGCTCCGGCATGGAGGCGGGTACCCACTTTCCGCTCCGTGCTGCTGTCCGTGACCGCAAACTGCTCGCAGCGATCGCAGCTGGATTCGCGATCTTCCTAGTATTCTCGCAGCTCGAATCGATGATCCCGCTGTATATAAAGGGCGAGTGGGGCCAGGAGGCGGTCGGCTACTTTGCAGGATTGTTCATCACCAATGCCGTGTTGGCGCTGGCCTTTCAAGTCCCGATCGACTGGCTGTCCAGAAAGGTGTCACACAATCTGCTGATACTTATCGGCTGTGCGGGTTTCGCGTTGTCGTTTGCCTGCTTCATGGCGGCTTCCACACAGGGGCTGGTGATGCTCTACATCGGCATCGTGTTCTGGACCCTCGGGGAAGGAGTGCTACTTCCCTTGCCAGACATTGCGATCCACGAGATCGCGACAGACGACCGGAAAGGTACCTACTTCGGTCTATCCGAGTGCCGCTATCTCGGGTTCTTCGCTGGACCCTTTATCGGTGGTTTGCTGCTGGCCCAGGAATCGGTGTACTTCGTGGTGATGGCCCTCGCCATCTTCATCTGTGTACCCCTGCTGGTGTCCAAGGGACCGGCCATCGCTACGGCGCGTAGTGAAAAGAAAGAGGAGGCCGCTGATGCCGACGTCTGA
- a CDS encoding type III PLP-dependent enzyme — protein MLESPRLVIELNRVRANYRALRAALPAARIRFAVKASPVPEIIRLLNDEGAEFDVASIGEIELCLAQQVDPAVMCYGNPIKKSADIARAYALGVRRYAFDTEDDLLRIADHAPGTEVECRFLASTPASITPFGTKFGCTPGEALRLLVRARDLGLIVAGPYFHVGSQQTDPRAWRIGIEQAGTISKALADKDIEVRSVNIGGGLPISYATAAPELGEIATVVNTAVAEFLPAGAGVVVEPGRALVGNAGIIHAEVIGIRIAPDGRRWVYLDIGRYNGMAETENEYIAYRFVTERDGDPVDEAVVAGPTCDGDDVLYQRTKVLLPTSLRAGDRIQILDTGAYTASYSSVSFNGFPPLTVHVSGAERE, from the coding sequence GTGCTCGAGTCACCCCGTCTGGTTATCGAGCTGAACCGGGTCCGCGCGAATTATCGCGCCTTGCGAGCCGCCTTACCCGCGGCGCGAATTCGCTTCGCCGTCAAGGCGAGTCCGGTGCCGGAGATCATCCGGCTCCTGAACGACGAGGGCGCCGAGTTCGACGTCGCCAGCATCGGCGAGATCGAGCTCTGCCTCGCGCAACAGGTCGATCCGGCGGTCATGTGTTACGGCAACCCGATCAAGAAGTCCGCTGACATCGCGCGCGCTTACGCGCTCGGCGTGCGCCGCTACGCCTTCGACACCGAGGACGACCTGCTGCGCATCGCCGATCACGCGCCGGGAACCGAGGTCGAATGCCGCTTCCTGGCCTCGACGCCGGCCTCCATCACCCCGTTCGGCACCAAGTTCGGCTGTACGCCGGGCGAGGCGCTGCGGCTGCTGGTGCGGGCCCGCGACCTCGGCCTGATCGTCGCGGGGCCCTACTTCCATGTCGGCTCGCAGCAAACCGATCCCCGCGCCTGGCGGATCGGCATCGAGCAGGCCGGGACCATCTCGAAGGCGTTGGCGGACAAGGACATCGAAGTCCGATCGGTGAATATCGGTGGCGGACTTCCGATTTCGTACGCCACCGCAGCCCCTGAACTCGGCGAGATCGCGACTGTGGTGAACACCGCGGTCGCCGAGTTCCTGCCCGCCGGCGCCGGCGTCGTGGTCGAGCCCGGCCGCGCCCTGGTCGGCAACGCGGGCATCATCCATGCCGAGGTCATCGGCATTCGCATCGCGCCGGATGGCCGGCGCTGGGTGTATCTCGACATCGGCCGATACAACGGAATGGCCGAGACAGAGAACGAGTACATCGCCTACCGATTCGTCACCGAACGCGACGGAGACCCCGTCGACGAGGCGGTAGTAGCCGGTCCGACCTGTGACGGCGACGATGTGCTGTACCAACGCACGAAGGTCTTACTCCCGACCTCGTTGCGTGCCGGTGATCGTATCCAGATCCTCGATACCGGCGCCTATACCGCGAGTTACTCGTCGGTGTCCTTCAATGGTTTTCCGCCCCTGACCGTGCACGTCTCGGGCGCTGAGCGAGAGTGA
- a CDS encoding methyltransferase has protein sequence MTGNGHIDTEHNERLRTKIMAHIVSQAISAVCRLGVPDRLADGPKPVDALAEAVNAHPGALRRFLRVLAGEDLFVEVETDTFALTRLGSLLRTDEPGSLHHLVELMSGEAYGVWEGASHSLRTGKAAFPYIHGRPYFDWLSDHPDAARNFDQGQAQLAELRLLPLLSCDWSSVGSVVDVGGGNGTLLGRLLTLHPHLTGTVFDLPHVARAADPVLAEAGVSDRSSVAGGDFFSEIPAGADAYILSQILHDWPDDDAVRILGNCRDAMQSDARVLIVEQVLTGNAGSSAAALLDLHMLVLLGGQERTLPQWEGLLAAAGLQLESITPGPRSSVMCAHRSRK, from the coding sequence GTGACCGGCAACGGCCATATCGATACCGAGCACAACGAGCGGCTTCGCACGAAAATCATGGCCCATATTGTCTCGCAAGCGATTTCCGCCGTATGTAGGCTTGGCGTTCCAGACCGTCTCGCAGACGGTCCGAAACCCGTCGACGCACTCGCTGAAGCGGTCAACGCGCACCCTGGGGCTCTGCGCCGGTTCCTGCGTGTGCTTGCTGGCGAGGACTTGTTCGTCGAAGTCGAAACGGACACCTTCGCCCTTACCCGACTCGGCAGCCTGCTACGCACCGATGAGCCGGGCTCTCTGCACCATCTCGTCGAGTTGATGAGTGGCGAAGCATATGGCGTCTGGGAGGGGGCGAGTCACTCGCTGCGCACCGGGAAGGCCGCGTTTCCTTACATACACGGGCGGCCATATTTCGATTGGCTCTCCGATCATCCGGACGCAGCACGCAACTTCGACCAGGGTCAAGCCCAACTTGCCGAGTTGCGGTTGCTTCCGCTCTTGTCTTGCGACTGGTCGAGTGTCGGCTCGGTGGTAGATGTAGGGGGCGGCAACGGCACCCTGCTGGGTCGACTTCTCACGCTTCATCCGCATCTGACCGGGACGGTGTTCGATCTACCGCATGTGGCGCGCGCCGCAGATCCAGTGCTGGCGGAGGCCGGCGTTTCCGACCGATCTAGCGTGGCCGGGGGAGATTTTTTCAGTGAAATCCCTGCTGGCGCTGACGCGTACATTCTGTCGCAAATTCTCCACGACTGGCCCGACGACGACGCCGTACGCATCCTAGGGAATTGCCGTGATGCGATGCAGTCCGACGCTCGGGTCCTAATTGTTGAACAGGTGCTGACAGGTAATGCAGGTTCCAGCGCTGCGGCCCTGCTCGACCTGCATATGCTGGTGCTGCTGGGTGGCCAGGAGCGGACGCTGCCTCAGTGGGAGGGCTTGTTGGCGGCTGCCGGTCTCCAGCTCGAATCCATTACGCCGGGCCCACGGTCGTCTGTGATGTGTGCGCACCGATCGCGCAAGTGA
- the speD gene encoding adenosylmethionine decarboxylase, with amino-acid sequence MTEYTFTGTHVLCDVTGITADRVNDNSLILEAIRCGIEASGAELCGFQSKEFVSGGVTAVYVLSESHVSVHTYPERGALFLDAFTCGTRCVPQRIVDVLLEALGPCEHRTSVISRGQPVRVLAAERAA; translated from the coding sequence ATGACCGAGTACACGTTTACGGGCACACATGTGTTGTGTGATGTCACGGGTATTACTGCCGATCGGGTCAATGACAACAGCTTGATCCTCGAGGCGATCCGCTGCGGCATCGAGGCATCTGGCGCGGAGCTGTGCGGGTTCCAGAGCAAAGAGTTCGTGTCGGGTGGGGTGACTGCCGTGTATGTCCTGTCCGAGTCGCACGTCTCCGTACACACCTACCCTGAGCGGGGGGCACTGTTTCTTGATGCCTTCACTTGCGGTACGCGTTGCGTTCCGCAACGTATCGTGGACGTGCTTCTCGAGGCCCTCGGGCCTTGCGAACATCGCACCAGTGTGATCAGCCGGGGTCAGCCGGTTCGCGTGCTAGCCGCGGAGCGGGCCGCATGA
- a CDS encoding acetyl-CoA carboxylase biotin carboxylase subunit family protein, with protein sequence MPTSESGAILVAHRLPAHVTPLREWLSDVAEQVVLITSREVEQGYSGQFGGLISVSDYSSSDEVVTHLDRICSEQAVSRIVYGTEDDILRLARIRDRYGVSGLSEAAALVYRDKYRMKIAAAKGVATPEFLAPSNAADAEAFAERIGWPVVVKPRLSYGSRGVAVVHEGAELAAQLSGYAMKDLLLEEYLPGIVCHVDGFMQGGEVLLSVPSRYVNSCLSFADGVSLGSVQLDDHDPLAQGLTDFARRTVALFPETDLTPFHLEVFIHEDTQDLYFCEIAARLGGGHIYETLGLTTGVNPVELWFRDQAGLRDGGARFARGPERYGFLLVPPREGTLDEIVATPLPDSVLQHNQPDKFPRGYSAATASTDTVASFVVRGADAVAVESALHACAQWAEKALRWSA encoded by the coding sequence ATGCCGACGTCTGAATCCGGGGCGATCCTGGTGGCGCACCGTCTTCCCGCCCACGTAACTCCGCTCCGCGAATGGCTGTCCGACGTGGCTGAACAAGTTGTGCTCATCACTAGCCGAGAAGTCGAACAGGGGTACTCCGGCCAGTTCGGTGGCCTGATATCGGTTTCCGACTACTCGTCTTCCGATGAGGTGGTGACCCACCTCGACCGAATTTGTTCCGAACAAGCGGTGTCTCGCATCGTTTACGGGACCGAAGACGACATCCTTCGCCTTGCCCGAATACGCGACCGTTATGGGGTCAGCGGATTGTCGGAGGCAGCCGCGCTCGTTTATCGGGACAAGTACAGGATGAAGATTGCCGCAGCCAAGGGCGTTGCTACGCCCGAGTTCCTTGCTCCCTCCAACGCCGCAGACGCGGAAGCGTTTGCGGAGCGCATCGGCTGGCCGGTTGTGGTGAAACCTCGTCTCAGCTACGGATCTCGAGGCGTCGCCGTGGTGCACGAGGGTGCGGAGCTCGCCGCACAACTGAGCGGATATGCAATGAAAGATCTGCTGTTGGAGGAGTATCTGCCGGGCATTGTCTGCCACGTTGACGGATTTATGCAAGGAGGTGAGGTACTTCTTTCCGTTCCGTCTCGCTACGTCAATTCATGTCTGTCCTTCGCTGATGGTGTGAGCCTGGGCAGCGTCCAACTCGACGATCACGATCCTCTGGCCCAGGGATTGACGGACTTTGCCCGGCGGACCGTTGCGCTCTTTCCGGAAACCGATCTCACCCCTTTTCATCTCGAGGTATTCATCCACGAAGACACCCAGGACCTGTACTTCTGCGAGATCGCGGCGCGCCTCGGCGGAGGCCATATTTACGAGACGCTCGGTCTTACCACGGGAGTCAATCCCGTCGAACTCTGGTTCCGGGACCAAGCCGGCCTCCGCGATGGTGGTGCTCGCTTCGCCCGTGGACCGGAGCGCTACGGGTTCCTGCTCGTCCCGCCACGGGAAGGCACCTTGGACGAGATCGTGGCCACTCCGCTGCCCGACTCCGTACTTCAGCACAACCAGCCCGACAAGTTCCCCCGCGGCTACAGCGCGGCGACCGCTTCGACAGACACCGTCGCATCATTCGTCGTGCGCGGTGCCGATGCGGTAGCGGTGGAATCCGCATTACATGCGTGCGCCCAGTGGGCGGAGAAGGCTTTGAGGTGGTCTGCATGA
- a CDS encoding PAC2 family protein, translating to MEHESRMYELEFPAPQLSSDDGAGPVLVHGLEGFTDAGHAVRLATTHLRESLESELVASFDVDELLDYRSRRPLMTFKTDHFSEYAEPELNLWAVKDTDGTPFLLLAGIEPDLRWEKFTTAVRLLAEQLGVRRSIGLSAIPMAIPHTRPLGVTAHSSDRSLISDHQRWPGELQVPGSASSLLEYRMAQHGHESVGFSVHVPHYLAQTAYPEAAQTLLENVADNAGLALPLAALDEAAARVRDQVNEHVSGNSEVETVVNALERQYDSFVSAQEQQTSLLASDEELPSGDELGAEFEKFLAEQGGYDGDSSK from the coding sequence ATGGAGCACGAGTCGCGAATGTACGAACTGGAGTTCCCCGCTCCGCAGCTGTCGTCCGACGACGGCGCGGGTCCCGTTCTTGTGCACGGGCTGGAGGGTTTCACCGACGCCGGGCATGCGGTGCGGCTGGCCACCACGCATCTGCGCGAGAGCTTGGAGAGCGAGCTGGTTGCCTCCTTCGACGTCGACGAGTTGCTCGATTACCGCTCGCGTCGTCCGCTGATGACGTTCAAGACCGATCATTTCAGCGAGTACGCCGAGCCCGAGCTCAACCTGTGGGCGGTCAAGGACACCGACGGCACCCCGTTCCTGCTGCTGGCCGGTATCGAACCGGATCTGCGCTGGGAGAAGTTCACCACCGCGGTGCGCCTGCTCGCCGAACAGCTGGGCGTGCGCCGCAGCATCGGCCTGTCCGCGATCCCGATGGCGATTCCGCACACCCGCCCGCTGGGTGTCACCGCGCATTCCTCGGATCGTTCGCTGATCAGCGATCATCAGCGCTGGCCGGGCGAGTTACAGGTGCCGGGCAGCGCATCCTCGCTGCTCGAATACCGAATGGCGCAGCACGGGCACGAGTCGGTCGGGTTCTCCGTCCACGTCCCGCACTACCTGGCGCAGACCGCCTACCCCGAGGCCGCGCAGACGCTGCTGGAGAACGTCGCCGACAACGCCGGCTTGGCGCTTCCGCTGGCCGCGCTCGACGAGGCGGCCGCGCGGGTGCGTGATCAGGTCAACGAGCACGTCTCGGGCAACTCCGAGGTCGAGACCGTGGTGAACGCCCTGGAGCGGCAGTACGACAGTTTCGTTTCCGCGCAGGAACAGCAGACGTCGCTGCTGGCCAGCGACGAGGAACTGCCCAGCGGTGACGAGCTGGGCGCGGAGTTCGAAAAGTTCCTCGCCGAGCAGGGCGGCTACGACGGAGACAGCTCCAAGTAA
- a CDS encoding RNA helicase: protein MDLTELLEIPGTDADALYESFAIWADEQGTPLYPAQDEAIMELASGSNVILATPTGSGKSLVAVGAHLFALTRGLRTYYTAPIKALVSEKFFALCDVFGADKVGMVTGDAAVNADAPIICATAEILANLALREGAAAEVGQVVMDEFHFYSDPDRGWAWQVPLIELPNAQFLLMSATLGEVDFFAEDLERRTGNPTAIVAGTERPVPLSFSYARTPITETLEDLVTTNQSPVYVVHFTQAAALERAQALTSVNFSSRAEKDAIAAALGDFRFASGFGKTLSRLIRHGIGVHHAGMLPKYRRLVERLAQEGLLKVVCGTDTLGVGINVPIRTVLLTGLTKYDGVRTRRLKAREFHQISGRAGRAGYDTMGTVVVQAPEHEVENTKRMAKAGNDPVKQKRVQRTKPPAGFVSWSEETFDRLVAAQPEPMVSRFNVTNAMLLNVIARPGNCFDAMRHLLEDNHEPRPAQRKHILRAIRLYRALRDAGVVQQLPEPDAQGRRARLTVDLQRDFALDQPLSPFALAAFDLLDKESPTYTLDVISLIESTLEDPRQLLMAQQHKARGVAINEMKSDGIEYDERMELLEEVTWPKPLAELIDPAYETYRAGHPWISEFAPSPKSVVRDMIDRSMTFAELISHYELARSEGVVLRYLADAYRALRRTVPDSARTEELDDITEWLGELIRQVDSSLLDEWEQLTNPGAETDATQVAFGAESIRPITANERAFRVMVRNAMFRRVELAALRRWYDLEALGTGPDWEADFAPYFDEYERIGIGPDARGPQLFQIEVRPGFWHVRQTLDDPAGDHGWALEAVVDLAESDAAGEVVFDEVTVAAG, encoded by the coding sequence GTGGATCTGACCGAACTGCTCGAGATACCGGGGACCGACGCCGACGCCCTCTACGAATCGTTCGCCATCTGGGCGGACGAACAGGGCACCCCGCTCTATCCCGCGCAGGACGAGGCGATCATGGAGTTGGCCTCGGGGTCCAACGTCATCCTGGCCACGCCAACGGGTTCCGGTAAGTCTCTCGTCGCCGTCGGCGCGCATCTGTTCGCGCTGACCCGCGGGCTGCGCACCTACTACACGGCCCCGATCAAAGCGCTGGTCAGTGAGAAGTTCTTCGCCCTGTGCGACGTGTTCGGCGCGGACAAGGTCGGCATGGTCACCGGCGACGCCGCCGTCAACGCCGACGCCCCCATCATCTGCGCCACGGCCGAGATCCTGGCCAATCTGGCGCTGCGCGAAGGCGCGGCCGCCGAGGTCGGTCAGGTCGTGATGGACGAGTTCCACTTCTACTCCGACCCCGATCGAGGCTGGGCCTGGCAGGTCCCGCTGATCGAGCTGCCGAACGCCCAATTCCTGCTCATGTCGGCGACTTTGGGCGAGGTCGACTTCTTCGCCGAGGACCTGGAGCGCCGCACCGGCAACCCGACGGCGATCGTGGCGGGCACCGAACGCCCTGTGCCGCTGAGCTTTTCCTACGCTCGCACCCCCATCACCGAGACCCTGGAAGATCTGGTCACCACCAACCAGTCCCCGGTGTATGTCGTGCACTTCACCCAGGCCGCAGCCCTGGAACGCGCTCAGGCGCTGACCAGCGTGAACTTCTCCTCCCGCGCCGAAAAAGACGCGATCGCAGCAGCTTTGGGCGACTTCCGTTTCGCCTCCGGTTTCGGCAAGACCCTCTCGCGGCTGATCCGGCACGGCATCGGTGTGCACCACGCGGGCATGCTGCCGAAGTACCGCCGCCTGGTGGAACGCCTCGCCCAGGAGGGCCTGCTCAAAGTCGTCTGCGGCACAGACACTCTCGGCGTCGGCATCAACGTCCCGATCCGCACCGTGCTGCTGACCGGCCTGACCAAATACGACGGCGTCCGGACCCGCCGCCTCAAGGCCCGCGAGTTCCATCAGATCTCCGGGCGCGCGGGCCGCGCCGGCTACGACACCATGGGCACGGTCGTGGTGCAGGCTCCCGAGCACGAGGTGGAGAACACCAAACGCATGGCGAAGGCGGGCAACGACCCCGTCAAACAGAAACGTGTGCAGCGGACGAAACCGCCCGCCGGGTTCGTGTCCTGGAGCGAGGAAACCTTCGACCGCCTCGTCGCCGCGCAGCCGGAGCCGATGGTGTCGCGGTTCAATGTCACCAACGCCATGCTGCTCAACGTGATCGCCCGGCCCGGCAACTGTTTCGACGCGATGCGGCATCTGCTGGAGGACAACCACGAGCCGCGCCCGGCCCAGCGCAAGCACATTCTGCGCGCCATCCGTCTCTATCGCGCGCTGCGTGACGCCGGGGTCGTACAGCAACTTCCCGAACCCGACGCGCAAGGCCGCCGCGCCCGCCTCACCGTCGACCTGCAACGTGATTTCGCTCTCGACCAGCCGCTGTCCCCGTTCGCGCTGGCCGCTTTCGACCTCCTGGACAAGGAGTCACCCACCTACACCCTCGATGTGATTTCGCTCATCGAATCGACGCTCGAGGATCCGCGTCAGCTGCTGATGGCGCAGCAGCACAAAGCACGCGGCGTGGCGATCAACGAGATGAAGTCCGACGGCATCGAATACGACGAGCGCATGGAGCTGCTCGAAGAGGTCACCTGGCCGAAACCGCTGGCCGAGCTGATCGATCCGGCCTACGAGACCTATCGCGCGGGCCACCCGTGGATCTCGGAGTTCGCGCCGTCGCCGAAATCGGTGGTGCGCGACATGATCGACCGTTCGATGACCTTCGCCGAACTCATCTCGCACTACGAGCTGGCTCGCTCCGAAGGCGTCGTGCTGCGCTACCTCGCCGACGCCTACCGCGCGCTGCGCCGCACCGTGCCGGATTCGGCCCGCACCGAGGAGCTCGACGACATCACCGAGTGGCTCGGAGAGCTTATCCGCCAAGTGGATTCGAGTTTGCTCGACGAGTGGGAGCAGCTGACCAACCCGGGTGCGGAGACCGACGCGACCCAGGTCGCCTTCGGCGCGGAGTCGATCCGCCCGATCACCGCCAACGAACGCGCCTTCCGCGTGATGGTCCGCAACGCGATGTTCCGCCGCGTCGAACTGGCCGCGCTGCGCCGCTGGTACGACCTGGAAGCGCTGGGCACCGGACCGGACTGGGAAGCCGACTTCGCGCCGTATTTCGACGAGTACGAACGCATCGGCATCGGCCCCGACGCCCGCGGCCCGCAGCTGTTCCAGATCGAAGTCCGCCCTGGCTTCTGGCATGTCAGGCAGACCCTCGACGACCCTGCCGGAGACCACGGCTGGGCCTTGGAAGCGGTAGTCGATCTGGCCGAGTCCGACGCCGCCGGCGAAGTGGTGTTCGACGAGGTCACGGTTGCGGCGGGCTGA